A part of Citrifermentans bremense genomic DNA contains:
- the lepB gene encoding signal peptidase I has protein sequence MEDYKNICDDQKPTQSPAKPVQPAKAKHVVREYAESIIIAVLLALVIRTFIVQAFKIPSGSMEDTLAIGDHLLVNKFIYGSKIPFTDSRILAIRDPRQGDVIVFQYPEDPSKDFIKRVIGVPGDVVEVKNKRVYVNGKLYANPHEVHKESDTIPKEMNPRDNKDPITVPANSYFVMGDNRDRSYDSRFWGFVTRDKIKGLAFIKYWSWDKDKLRVRFGNIGKLID, from the coding sequence ATGGAAGATTACAAGAACATCTGCGACGACCAAAAGCCGACGCAGTCTCCCGCCAAGCCGGTCCAACCGGCCAAGGCGAAGCACGTGGTCCGCGAGTACGCCGAATCCATCATCATAGCGGTGCTTTTGGCGCTCGTGATCCGTACCTTCATCGTGCAGGCCTTCAAGATCCCTTCGGGGTCCATGGAGGATACCCTCGCCATCGGAGACCACCTGCTGGTCAACAAGTTCATCTACGGCTCGAAGATCCCGTTCACCGACAGCCGCATACTCGCCATCAGGGACCCGCGTCAGGGGGACGTGATCGTCTTCCAATACCCGGAAGACCCCTCCAAGGACTTCATCAAGCGCGTGATCGGCGTTCCCGGTGACGTGGTCGAGGTGAAGAACAAGCGGGTCTACGTGAACGGGAAGCTCTACGCGAACCCGCACGAGGTGCACAAGGAATCGGACACCATTCCCAAGGAGATGAACCCCAGGGACAACAAGGACCCGATCACCGTCCCGGCCAACTCCTACTTCGTCATGGGCGACAACAGGGACCGCTCCTACGACAGCCGCTTCTGGGGATTCGTGACCCGCGACAAGATCAAGGGGCTCGCCTTCATCAAGTACTGGTCCTGGGACAAGGACAAGCTCAGGGTCCGCTTCGGGAACATCGGCAAGCTCATCGACTAG
- a CDS encoding beta-class carbonic anhydrase has product MTLLDKVLTNNEKFVKPGAFPPLPKDPKRQLAIFTCMDTRLVDFLEPAMGIKRGDAKVIKNAGNTLVDPNGGVIRSLVAAIFLLGVEEIFVIGHKDCGMSTVDAEKLKAKMIARGVDPAAIDSLVPDLGQWMGAFACPEENVERVTSIIRNSPLIPKDVPVHGLIFCPNDGHLEVIVRGY; this is encoded by the coding sequence ATGACACTGCTTGACAAGGTACTGACCAACAACGAAAAATTCGTGAAGCCGGGGGCGTTCCCCCCCCTCCCCAAGGACCCCAAACGCCAGCTCGCCATCTTCACCTGCATGGACACGAGGCTCGTCGACTTCCTGGAGCCCGCTATGGGGATCAAGCGGGGCGACGCCAAGGTGATCAAGAACGCCGGGAACACGCTGGTGGACCCAAACGGAGGCGTGATCCGGAGCCTCGTGGCCGCGATCTTCCTCCTTGGAGTCGAGGAGATCTTCGTCATAGGGCACAAGGACTGCGGCATGTCGACGGTCGACGCGGAAAAGCTCAAGGCCAAGATGATCGCCCGCGGCGTCGACCCGGCGGCCATCGACAGCCTCGTCCCCGACCTTGGTCAATGGATGGGGGCCTTCGCCTGTCCGGAGGAGAACGTGGAACGGGTCACCAGCATCATCCGCAACAGCCCGCTGATCCCGAAAGACGTCCCGGTGCACGGCCTCATCTTCTGCCCCAACGACGGCCACCTGGAGGTGATCGTCCGCGGATACTGA
- a CDS encoding fibronectin type III domain-containing protein — translation MKQLITSKLAVLYLFLITVIAGCGGGGGSLSTEVVSGVAAVGAPLAGQVTLKDSSTQPREKTATIDQNGNFAFDVSGMTAPFIMQAKGSAGGTNHTLHTLAKGSGRANINPLTDLIVASAAGVSDPATAYADPDPARTRQAGDNLAAATGTVLAKLQPLMAQFGVSGTDPITSPYLANHQNMDQMFDQVTVTLAAGVVTIVNKQNGSVICNVSVNNLAQATVNVANIPTPLAVPAAPAGVTATGSMGQITLNWSAVANATSYNVYYGTTAGMTTATGTRVAATGNSYAHTGLAAGASYYYLVTAVNSTGEGAPSAAVRGMVPSTTSPSAPAAPTGVSAAGGTNQVAITWSAVTGATSYNIYWSKSAGVTVANGTKLANATSPAVHAGLTEATSYYYVVTAVNAAGESQASSEVTAVTSPAVPLDGQALYNQYCNGCHGTAKQGKTALAIQGAIDANIGGMGSLSALTAAQVAAIAATTAPVVTPPPTTLDGQALYTQYCNGCHGTAKQGKTATAIQGAIDANIGGMGSLSALTAAQVAAIATTTAPVVTPPPTTLDGQALYTQYCNGCHGTAKQGKTATAIQGAIDANIGGMGSLSTLTAAQVAAIATTTAPVVTPPTPACGSCHAIPPATGKHTYHRTRATCASCHGTGYSTTTVNAATHANGVKNLATNIGWNATNRTCANSCHGTKSWGL, via the coding sequence ATGAAGCAACTGATAACTAGCAAGCTGGCAGTACTGTACCTGTTCCTGATCACGGTCATCGCGGGTTGCGGCGGCGGGGGAGGCTCCCTCTCCACCGAAGTGGTCAGCGGCGTCGCCGCCGTCGGCGCACCCCTGGCAGGCCAGGTGACCCTGAAGGATTCCTCGACGCAGCCGCGCGAGAAGACGGCCACCATCGACCAGAACGGCAACTTCGCCTTCGACGTTTCCGGCATGACCGCTCCTTTCATCATGCAGGCCAAAGGGAGCGCAGGCGGGACGAACCACACGCTGCACACCCTGGCCAAGGGAAGCGGAAGGGCCAATATCAACCCCCTCACCGACCTGATCGTGGCGAGCGCCGCCGGCGTCTCCGATCCGGCGACGGCCTACGCGGACCCGGACCCCGCCCGCACCAGACAGGCCGGGGACAACCTCGCTGCGGCAACCGGCACGGTACTGGCGAAGCTGCAGCCGCTTATGGCCCAGTTCGGCGTCTCGGGGACCGACCCGATCACCTCGCCTTACCTGGCAAACCACCAGAACATGGACCAGATGTTCGACCAGGTGACGGTCACCCTGGCGGCAGGCGTGGTCACCATCGTCAACAAGCAAAACGGGAGTGTTATCTGTAACGTGAGCGTGAACAACCTGGCCCAGGCCACCGTAAACGTGGCCAACATCCCGACTCCCCTCGCCGTACCCGCGGCGCCGGCAGGCGTTACCGCGACCGGGAGCATGGGGCAGATCACCCTCAACTGGAGCGCCGTCGCCAACGCCACCTCCTACAACGTCTACTACGGGACCACTGCAGGTATGACCACCGCCACCGGAACCAGGGTCGCCGCCACCGGCAACAGCTACGCCCATACCGGCCTTGCTGCGGGCGCAAGCTACTACTACCTGGTCACCGCGGTGAACAGCACCGGGGAGGGGGCTCCTTCCGCGGCGGTCCGGGGCATGGTCCCGTCCACCACCTCACCTTCTGCGCCTGCTGCGCCGACCGGGGTCTCTGCCGCCGGGGGGACCAACCAGGTCGCCATCACCTGGAGCGCCGTCACCGGCGCGACCTCCTACAACATCTACTGGTCCAAGAGCGCCGGGGTGACCGTCGCCAACGGGACCAAACTTGCCAACGCCACGAGCCCCGCCGTCCACGCCGGGCTTACCGAGGCGACCAGCTACTACTACGTCGTCACCGCGGTGAACGCCGCCGGCGAGAGCCAAGCCTCGAGCGAAGTCACGGCGGTAACGAGCCCGGCCGTCCCGCTAGACGGACAGGCGCTTTACAACCAGTACTGCAACGGCTGCCACGGAACGGCAAAGCAGGGGAAAACCGCGCTGGCGATCCAGGGTGCCATCGACGCCAACATAGGCGGGATGGGGAGCCTGAGCGCCCTCACCGCAGCCCAGGTCGCGGCGATTGCTGCCACCACAGCGCCCGTGGTGACGCCTCCGCCGACAACGCTCGACGGACAGGCGCTCTACACCCAGTACTGCAACGGCTGCCACGGGACGGCGAAGCAGGGTAAAACGGCAACAGCCATCCAGGGAGCCATCGACGCCAACATAGGCGGTATGGGGAGCCTGAGCGCCCTCACCGCGGCCCAGGTCGCGGCGATCGCGACCACCACAGCGCCCGTGGTGACGCCCCCGCCGACAACGCTCGACGGGCAGGCGCTCTACACCCAGTACTGCAACGGCTGCCACGGGACGGCGAAGCAGGGTAAAACGGCAACAGCCATCCAGGGGGCCATCGACGCCAACATAGGAGGGATGGGAAGCCTCAGCACGCTCACCGCGGCCCAGGTCGCGGCCATTGCGACCACCACGGCGCCCGTGGTGACGCCGCCTACCCCTGCCTGCGGCAGCTGCCACGCCATCCCCCCGGCTACAGGGAAGCATACCTACCACCGCACCCGCGCCACCTGCGCCAGCTGCCACGGCACAGGGTACAGCACCACCACGGTGAACGCCGCGACGCATGCAAACGGGGTGAAAAACCTGGCGACGAATATCGGCTGGAACGCGACCAACCGGACCTGCGCCAACTCCTGCCACGGCACCAAGTCCTGGGGGCTATAG
- the lepA gene encoding translation elongation factor 4, which translates to MVIEHIRNFSIIAHIDHGKSTLADRLLEFTGTVSAREKQDQFLDKMDLERERGITIKAQTVRLNYKADDGKDYVLNLIDTPGHVDFTYEVSRSLTACEGGLLVVDASQGVEAQTLANVYLALDANLEVFVVLNKIDLPAAEPERVKAEIEEIIGLDTHDAVLASAKEGIGTKDILEEIVKKIPPPQGDAGKPLKALLFDSWYDQYQGVIILVRLVDGTVKKGDKIQLMSNRKSYEVLKAGVFSPEMRETPMLSAGEVGFIIAGIREVADAKVGDTVTLLHNPCDAALPGYKEVKPMVFSGLYPIDTSQYEQLRDALAKLKLNDSSFSYDPETSLALGFGFRCGFLGLLHMEIIQERLEREFNLELITTAPTVVYRVHGTDGSLTSIQSANQLPPTQEIAYVEEPFILASIHVPNDFVGGILALCEEKRGVQREIKYLTPTRVMVVYELPLNEVVLDFYDRLKSITKGYASLDYELLDYRQSDLVRLNIMINGEVVDALSLIIHKDKAYYRGRELVSKMKELIPRQMFEIAIQAAVGTKVIARETVKAMRKDVLAKCYGGDITRKRKLLEKQKEGKKRMKNVGNVELPQEAFLAILKVEG; encoded by the coding sequence ATGGTAATCGAGCACATCCGCAACTTTTCCATCATCGCCCACATCGACCATGGCAAATCCACCCTGGCAGACCGCCTACTCGAGTTCACAGGCACCGTTTCGGCCCGTGAAAAGCAGGACCAGTTCCTGGACAAGATGGACCTGGAACGTGAACGCGGCATCACCATCAAGGCCCAGACCGTCCGGCTCAACTACAAGGCCGACGATGGCAAGGATTACGTCCTCAACCTGATCGACACCCCGGGACACGTCGACTTCACCTACGAGGTCTCCCGCTCGCTCACCGCCTGCGAGGGAGGACTCCTCGTGGTAGACGCCTCGCAGGGTGTGGAAGCCCAGACCTTAGCCAACGTCTACCTCGCCCTCGACGCGAACCTCGAGGTGTTCGTGGTGCTGAACAAGATCGACCTCCCCGCGGCAGAGCCGGAGCGGGTGAAAGCCGAGATCGAGGAGATCATCGGCCTCGACACCCACGACGCGGTCCTTGCCAGCGCCAAGGAAGGGATCGGGACCAAGGATATCCTGGAAGAGATAGTCAAGAAGATCCCCCCTCCCCAGGGGGATGCCGGCAAGCCGCTGAAGGCGCTCCTTTTCGACTCGTGGTACGACCAGTACCAGGGGGTCATCATCCTGGTGCGCCTGGTCGACGGGACGGTGAAAAAAGGGGACAAGATCCAGCTCATGTCGAACCGCAAGAGCTACGAGGTGCTGAAGGCGGGCGTCTTCTCCCCCGAGATGCGGGAGACGCCTATGCTCTCCGCCGGCGAGGTCGGCTTCATCATCGCGGGAATCCGCGAGGTGGCCGACGCGAAGGTCGGCGACACGGTGACGCTCCTGCACAACCCCTGCGACGCGGCGCTCCCCGGGTACAAGGAGGTGAAGCCGATGGTCTTCTCCGGCCTCTACCCCATCGACACCTCGCAGTACGAGCAGCTGCGCGACGCGCTGGCCAAGCTGAAACTGAACGACTCCTCGTTCTCCTACGACCCGGAAACGTCGCTCGCTTTGGGCTTCGGCTTCCGCTGCGGGTTCCTCGGGCTCTTGCACATGGAGATCATCCAGGAGCGCCTGGAGCGTGAGTTCAACCTGGAACTGATCACCACGGCCCCCACCGTCGTCTACCGGGTGCACGGCACCGACGGGAGCCTCACCTCGATCCAGAGCGCGAACCAGCTTCCGCCGACCCAGGAGATCGCCTACGTGGAGGAGCCGTTCATCCTCGCCTCGATCCACGTCCCCAACGATTTCGTCGGCGGCATCCTGGCCCTTTGCGAGGAGAAGCGCGGCGTGCAGCGCGAGATCAAGTACCTGACGCCGACCCGCGTCATGGTGGTCTACGAGCTCCCCTTGAACGAGGTGGTGCTCGACTTCTACGACCGCCTGAAATCTATCACCAAGGGGTACGCCTCGCTGGACTACGAGCTTCTGGACTACCGCCAGAGCGACCTGGTGCGCCTCAACATCATGATCAACGGCGAGGTGGTGGACGCCCTGTCGCTCATCATCCACAAGGACAAGGCGTACTACCGCGGGCGGGAACTGGTCTCCAAGATGAAGGAGCTGATACCGCGCCAGATGTTCGAGATCGCCATCCAGGCCGCGGTGGGGACCAAGGTCATCGCCCGCGAGACGGTCAAGGCGATGAGAAAGGACGTCCTCGCCAAGTGCTACGGCGGCGACATCACGAGAAAGCGCAAGCTCCTGGAGAAGCAGAAGGAAGGGAAGAAGCGCATGAAGAACGTCGGCAATGTGGAGCTCCCGCAAGAGGCGTTCCTGGCTATCCTCAAGGTAGAGGGGTAG
- the rocF gene encoding arginase: MESRVRMIGVPLDLGQEQRGVDLGPGALRYAGLSARLAGLGYQVEDIGNLEVPVRDVLTAERDRHYLPSIAKVCDTVYQSARAAVADGAIPLFMGGDHSLALGSIGGITDEQPTAVIWIDAHGDFNTPKSSPTGNIHGMVLAALLGEGFPELVHLGRPGAKLAGNDVVLIGLRELDPQEKVRLRESCITVYTMRDIDERGIGAIAREALGKLAHRTRLHVSLDLDGLDPLEVPGVGTTSPGGITYREAQLLMEIIADTKLLRSMDIVEINPILDHGNRTAKIAVELAASAFGAAIL; this comes from the coding sequence ATGGAAAGCCGTGTCAGGATGATCGGGGTGCCGCTGGACCTGGGCCAGGAGCAGCGAGGGGTCGACCTGGGGCCGGGGGCGCTGCGCTACGCCGGGCTGTCGGCGCGGCTGGCGGGCCTTGGCTATCAGGTTGAAGACATAGGGAACCTGGAGGTGCCGGTGCGGGACGTGCTGACCGCGGAGCGGGATCGGCACTACCTCCCTTCGATAGCGAAGGTGTGCGACACGGTGTACCAGTCGGCGCGCGCGGCGGTGGCGGATGGGGCAATCCCGCTCTTCATGGGGGGGGACCATTCCCTTGCGCTGGGCTCCATCGGAGGCATCACCGACGAGCAGCCGACGGCGGTGATCTGGATCGACGCCCACGGCGACTTCAACACGCCCAAGAGCTCACCCACCGGGAACATCCACGGCATGGTGCTGGCGGCGCTTCTGGGGGAAGGGTTTCCCGAGCTGGTGCACCTGGGGCGGCCGGGGGCGAAGCTTGCCGGTAACGACGTGGTCCTGATCGGCCTTCGGGAGCTGGACCCGCAGGAGAAGGTCCGGCTGCGGGAGAGTTGCATCACCGTCTACACCATGCGCGACATAGACGAGCGCGGCATAGGGGCCATAGCGCGCGAGGCGCTGGGAAAGCTGGCCCACAGGACGCGGCTGCATGTAAGCCTGGATCTAGACGGCCTCGACCCGCTGGAGGTCCCCGGTGTCGGCACCACCTCGCCTGGGGGGATCACCTACCGCGAGGCCCAGCTCCTGATGGAGATCATCGCCGACACGAAGCTCCTTCGCTCCATGGATATCGTGGAGATCAACCCGATCCTGGACCACGGCAACCGCACCGCGAAGATCGCGGTGGAACTGGCCGCCTCGGCTTTCGGGGCGGCGATCCTTTAA
- a CDS encoding aminotransferase class I/II-fold pyridoxal phosphate-dependent enzyme has product MNPLAAELNESLAQHSPHVLEMLSDLGKNLFFPKGILTQSAEAKEKAHKFNATIGIATENGGPMFLSCIQDKLTAFDPKDIFPYAPPAGKPELRSLWREKMLRENPSQVGKHFSNPIVTNALTHGLSIVADMFVDKGDHLILPDMLWGNYNLTFGTCSGAIVKKHPTFTASGGYDIDAFKAVLKNSAEEKGKVIVLLNFPNNPSGYTPTQAEGDALVAAIKEVADGGCNVVAITDDAYFGLFYEDSMKESLFGKLANLHPRILAVKLDGATKEEFVWGFRTGFITFADGNDYENAPVMNALEKKAMGIIRARISNCPHPSQTFVIEALRSPDFLKQKEEKFQIMKGRALKTKEVLNSGKYDKAWDYYPFNSGYFMCLKLKHVDAEKLRVHLLEKYGVGAISTTKTDLRIAFSCIAEKDIPELFDIIYKAAQDLA; this is encoded by the coding sequence ATGAATCCATTGGCCGCGGAACTTAACGAGTCTCTAGCCCAGCACAGCCCCCATGTTCTGGAGATGCTGTCGGATCTCGGCAAGAATCTCTTCTTCCCCAAAGGTATCCTGACCCAGTCGGCTGAAGCCAAGGAGAAAGCCCACAAGTTCAACGCCACCATCGGCATCGCCACCGAGAACGGCGGCCCGATGTTCCTCTCCTGCATCCAGGACAAGCTCACCGCCTTCGATCCCAAGGACATCTTCCCGTACGCTCCGCCGGCAGGCAAGCCCGAACTCCGTTCCCTTTGGCGCGAGAAGATGCTGCGCGAGAATCCGAGCCAGGTGGGCAAGCACTTCAGCAACCCCATCGTCACCAACGCGCTTACCCACGGCCTCTCCATCGTGGCCGACATGTTCGTAGACAAGGGCGACCACCTGATCCTCCCCGACATGCTCTGGGGCAACTACAACCTCACCTTCGGCACCTGCTCCGGCGCCATCGTGAAGAAGCACCCGACCTTCACCGCGAGCGGAGGCTACGACATCGACGCCTTCAAGGCGGTCCTGAAGAACTCCGCGGAGGAGAAGGGTAAGGTCATCGTGCTCCTCAACTTCCCGAACAACCCGAGCGGTTACACCCCGACCCAGGCCGAGGGCGACGCGCTCGTCGCCGCGATCAAGGAAGTCGCTGATGGTGGCTGCAACGTGGTTGCCATCACCGACGACGCCTACTTCGGTCTCTTCTATGAAGACAGCATGAAGGAGTCCCTGTTCGGCAAGCTCGCGAACCTCCACCCGCGCATCCTCGCCGTCAAGCTGGACGGCGCGACCAAGGAGGAGTTCGTCTGGGGCTTCCGCACCGGCTTCATCACCTTCGCCGATGGCAACGACTACGAAAACGCGCCGGTGATGAACGCACTGGAGAAGAAGGCGATGGGGATCATCCGCGCCCGCATCTCCAACTGCCCGCACCCCTCCCAGACCTTCGTCATCGAGGCGCTGCGCTCCCCCGACTTCCTGAAGCAGAAGGAAGAGAAGTTCCAGATCATGAAGGGGCGCGCGCTCAAGACCAAGGAAGTGCTCAACAGCGGCAAGTACGACAAGGCGTGGGACTACTACCCGTTCAACTCCGGCTACTTCATGTGCCTGAAGCTGAAGCACGTCGACGCCGAGAAGCTCCGCGTGCACCTTCTGGAAAAATACGGCGTCGGAGCCATCTCCACCACCAAGACCGACCTCCGTATCGCCTTCTCCTGCATCGCCGAGAAGGACATCCCCGAGCTCTTCGACATCATCTACAAGGCGGCCCAGGACCTGGCCTAA
- a CDS encoding methyl-accepting chemotaxis protein, whose translation MNLWMNLKVKTKCLCLVAIAVVTLTVIAGTSLLKMSHMAEDEKALSESVTHVGLLNDMKNDLLAIRLDLVYMLSLEDAAKLQEKVDDLNLRKKEIQAGLDKFLKYDLQPSEKEQIGRFKEGYEAYLVQGTKLQEMALAAVGNPQARTETTAFATGAVAPLYKKPADAVTELVTLNEKAAEQTYQRDAALYRSAVVLMLVLAGFATLFMALVGLLIANSISKPLRMVFDTLAEVAAGDLTARSGIDTRDEMGMLAAEVNVMADKLNETLNRVAQNSLEVAAAANQLHSTSEQIATGAEEVAAQTGTVATASEEMAATSSEIAQSCHMAAEGGAQATDRAKSGTAVVEQTVLVMNRIAQQVKSSAATVAGLGERSDQIGAIIGTIEDIADQTNLLALNAAIEAARAGEQGRGFAVVADEVRALAERTTRATREIGEMIKSIQTETRDAVGAMEEGVREVENGTREAAKSGDSLQEILQQISEVTMQVNQIATAAEEQTATTGEITNNIMQITDVVQDTSRGAHTCATAASHLAGLADDLQRLVGQFRLR comes from the coding sequence ATGAACTTGTGGATGAACTTGAAGGTCAAGACGAAGTGCCTATGCCTGGTAGCCATAGCTGTAGTCACTCTGACAGTGATCGCGGGCACGAGCTTGCTGAAAATGAGTCACATGGCAGAGGATGAAAAAGCCCTGAGCGAATCGGTCACCCACGTGGGCCTTCTGAACGACATGAAGAACGACCTGCTCGCCATCAGGCTGGACCTGGTCTACATGCTCTCTCTAGAGGACGCTGCCAAGCTACAGGAAAAGGTCGATGACCTCAACCTGCGCAAGAAGGAGATACAAGCCGGATTGGACAAATTCCTGAAGTACGACCTGCAACCCAGCGAGAAGGAGCAGATCGGACGCTTTAAAGAGGGGTACGAGGCCTACCTGGTGCAGGGGACGAAACTGCAGGAAATGGCGCTGGCCGCGGTGGGGAACCCGCAGGCCCGCACCGAGACCACGGCCTTCGCCACCGGTGCGGTCGCCCCGCTTTACAAAAAACCTGCCGATGCCGTCACGGAACTGGTCACCCTCAACGAGAAGGCGGCCGAGCAGACCTACCAGCGGGACGCGGCCCTATACCGTTCCGCAGTGGTGCTTATGCTGGTCCTGGCCGGATTTGCCACCCTGTTCATGGCGCTTGTCGGCCTCTTGATCGCCAACTCCATCAGCAAGCCGCTCCGGATGGTGTTCGACACCCTGGCCGAGGTGGCCGCCGGCGACCTGACCGCGCGCTCCGGGATCGACACCAGGGACGAGATGGGGATGCTGGCCGCCGAGGTGAACGTGATGGCGGACAAGCTCAACGAGACCCTGAACCGCGTGGCGCAGAACAGCCTGGAGGTCGCCGCCGCCGCCAACCAACTGCACAGCACCTCCGAGCAGATAGCGACCGGGGCCGAGGAGGTCGCGGCCCAGACCGGCACCGTAGCCACCGCCAGCGAGGAGATGGCGGCCACCTCTTCCGAGATAGCCCAGAGCTGCCACATGGCCGCCGAAGGGGGGGCGCAGGCAACAGACCGCGCCAAGAGCGGGACCGCCGTGGTTGAGCAGACGGTCTTGGTGATGAACCGGATCGCGCAGCAGGTGAAGAGCTCGGCTGCGACCGTGGCGGGGCTTGGCGAGAGGAGCGACCAGATCGGCGCCATCATCGGCACCATCGAGGACATCGCCGACCAGACGAACCTCCTGGCACTGAACGCCGCCATCGAGGCCGCCCGCGCCGGCGAGCAGGGACGAGGCTTCGCCGTCGTCGCCGACGAGGTGCGGGCCCTCGCCGAGCGCACCACCCGCGCGACGAGAGAGATCGGAGAGATGATCAAGTCGATCCAGACGGAGACGAGGGACGCGGTAGGCGCCATGGAGGAAGGGGTGCGCGAGGTGGAAAACGGCACCAGGGAGGCGGCCAAATCCGGGGACTCGCTCCAGGAGATCCTGCAGCAGATCAGCGAGGTCACCATGCAGGTGAACCAGATCGCGACCGCAGCAGAGGAGCAGACCGCGACCACCGGCGAGATCACCAACAACATCATGCAGATAACCGACGTGGTTCAGGACACCTCAAGGGGCGCCCACACCTGCGCCACCGCGGCAAGCCACCTGGCCGGCCTGGCCGACGACCTGCAGCGCCTGGTCGGGCAGTTCAGGCTCCGCTGA
- a CDS encoding ornithine cyclodeaminase family domain, translating into MGDHSDVIPAYTAPDFRRPKLAEAPPVRTAPAPGDGLLPQNYHATSNHPEYVHLGGGEWLLAPESRMDCVIVLKGRELEVVEPRRVRRGDPVVVGRTENGEEGIYLHIGGFLNLSEPFADKFSFRSRGTRETPFSRSYDELYQVLRHDRDRGYIVWVLGPAVAFDMDCRNAMQGLVEAGYCHALLAGNALATHDLEAARFRTGLGQNIYTQAVMPMGHYNHLDIINEVRLRGGIPQAIDELGLSDGIMYACARKGVPLVLAGSIRDDGPLPEVIADAYQAQDAMRVHARRATTVLAVATQLHSIAFGNMVPSYRVMEDKTVRPVYFYVVDMTEFCVDKLANRGSAQAVGLLTNAQDFVVNLWNHLKQKG; encoded by the coding sequence ATGGGAGATCATTCGGATGTGATACCGGCCTACACTGCGCCGGACTTTCGCCGCCCCAAGCTCGCTGAGGCCCCGCCCGTGCGGACGGCCCCGGCGCCGGGAGACGGGCTTTTGCCGCAAAACTACCACGCCACCTCGAACCATCCCGAGTACGTGCACCTTGGGGGAGGGGAGTGGCTCCTTGCGCCTGAAAGCCGGATGGACTGCGTCATAGTGCTCAAGGGAAGGGAGCTGGAGGTGGTGGAACCACGCCGCGTGCGACGAGGCGACCCTGTAGTGGTGGGGAGGACTGAGAACGGCGAGGAGGGGATCTACCTGCACATCGGCGGTTTTCTCAACCTCTCCGAGCCCTTCGCCGACAAGTTTTCCTTCCGCAGCCGCGGCACCAGGGAAACCCCGTTTTCGCGCTCCTATGATGAACTGTACCAGGTGCTGCGCCACGACCGGGACCGGGGCTACATCGTCTGGGTGCTGGGGCCCGCCGTCGCCTTCGACATGGACTGCCGCAACGCGATGCAGGGGCTCGTCGAGGCTGGTTACTGCCACGCGCTTTTGGCGGGTAACGCGCTGGCCACCCACGACCTGGAGGCGGCGCGCTTTAGAACCGGGCTCGGGCAGAACATCTACACCCAGGCGGTGATGCCGATGGGGCATTACAACCACCTGGACATCATCAACGAGGTGCGCCTCAGGGGGGGGATCCCCCAGGCCATCGACGAGCTGGGACTTTCCGACGGCATCATGTACGCCTGTGCCAGAAAGGGGGTTCCCCTGGTTCTTGCCGGCTCCATTCGCGACGATGGCCCCCTTCCCGAGGTGATCGCCGACGCGTACCAGGCGCAGGACGCCATGAGGGTGCACGCGCGGCGCGCCACCACGGTTTTGGCCGTGGCGACACAGCTGCACTCCATAGCCTTCGGCAACATGGTCCCAAGCTACCGGGTGATGGAGGACAAGACGGTGCGGCCGGTCTACTTTTACGTGGTGGACATGACTGAGTTCTGCGTCGACAAACTGGCCAACCGCGGTTCCGCGCAGGCAGTGGGGCTTTTGACCAACGCGCAGGACTTCGTGGTGAACCTGTGGAACCACCTGAAACAAAAGGGGTGA